The following are encoded together in the Bos javanicus breed banteng chromosome 4, ARS-OSU_banteng_1.0, whole genome shotgun sequence genome:
- the MTERF1 gene encoding transcription termination factor 1, mitochondrial isoform X2, with amino-acid sequence MSIESVMPSSHLILCHPLFLLSPIPPSIRVFSNESILLMRWPKYWNFSFSIIPSKEHPGLISFRMDWLDLLAVQGTLKSLLQHHSSKASILRRSAFFTVQLSHPYVTTGKTIALTRRTFVGKVMSLLFNMLSRLVIKKIIHHDQVGFIPGMQGFFNICKSVNVIHHINKLKNKNHMIISIDAEKAFDKIQHPFMIKTLQKAGIEGTYFNIIKAIYDKPSANILNGEKLKAFPLKSGIRQGCPLSPLFNIVLEVLATAIRAEKEIKGIQSGKEEVKLSLFADDMILYVENPKDSTRKLLGLINEYSKVAGYKINAQKSLAFLYTNNEKTEREMKETIPLKLQQKE; translated from the coding sequence atgtccatcgagtcagtgatgccatccagccatctcatcctctgtcatccccttttcctcctgtccccaatccctcccagcatcagagtcttttccaatgagtcaattcttctcatgagatggccaaagtactggaatttcagctttagcatcattccttccaaagaacacccaggactgatctcctttagaatggactggttggatctccttgcagtccaagggactctcaagagtcttctccaacaccacagttcaaaagcatcaattcttcggcgctcagctttcttcacagtccaactctcgcatccatacgtgaccactggaaaaaccatagccttgactagacggacctttgttggcaaagtaatgtctctgcttttcaatatgctatctaggttggtcattaaaaagatcatacatcatgaccaagtgggctttatcccagggatgcaaggattcttcaatatctgcaaatcagtaaatgtaatacaccacattaacaaattgaaaaataaaaaccatatgattatctcaatagatgcagagaaagcctttgacaaaattcagcatccatttatgataaaaaccctccagaaagcaggaatagaaggaacatacttcaacataataaaagctatatatgacaaaccctcagcaaacatcctcaatggtgaaaaattgaaagcatttcccctaaagtcaggaataagacaagggtgcccactctcaccactattcaacatagttttggaagttttggccacagcaatcagagcagaaaaagaaataaaaggaatccagagtggaaaagaagaagtaaaactctcactctttgcagatgatatgatcctctacgtagaaaaccctaaagactccactagaaaattactagggctaatcaatgaatatagtaaagttgcaggatataaaattaacgcacagaaatctcttgcattcctatacactaacaatgagaaaacagaaagagaaatgaaggaaacaattccattaaaattgcaacaaaaagaataa